From a region of the Salvelinus alpinus chromosome 2, SLU_Salpinus.1, whole genome shotgun sequence genome:
- the LOC139556124 gene encoding toxin MIT1-like produces the protein MQSSCYLLFCLLLVSHGSSAVITGACEKDSQCGGGMCCAVSLWIRSLRMCAPMGQEGDECHCLSHKVPFFGKRLHHTCPCLPDLACITTSEGKSKCLSPYMYQE, from the exons ATGCAGTCCAGCTGCTACCTACTATTCTGTCTACTGCTCGTGTCCCATGGCTCCTCAGCAGTCATCACAGGG GCCTGTGAGAAGGACTCTCAGTGTGGAGGGGGGATGTGCTGTGCGGTCAGCTTATGGATCCGAAGCCTGAGGATGTGTGCCCCTATGGGACAGGAGGGAGACGAGTGCCACTGCTTGAGTCACAAG GTTCCCTTCTTTGGCAAAAGACTACACCACACATGTCCATGTCTTCCAGATCTGGCATGCATCACCACATCCGAGGGCAAATCAAAATGTCTTTCCCCGTACATGTACCAAGAATAA
- the LOC139556119 gene encoding probable G-protein coupled receptor 173, producing MANSSEFGESNPTLHNYAITASAVKLASLGLIICISLVGNVALSLLVLKDISLHKAPYYFLLDLCLADVIRSAVCLPFVMISINNRSTWTYSIIRCKIIAFLSVLSCFHVAFLLFCVSVTRYMAIAHHRFYSKRMTLWTCVAVICMVWTLSVAMAFPPVFDVGTYKFIHEEEQCIFEHRYVKANDTLGFMLMLAVIVGTTHVVYIKMLCFVYDHRKMKPAQLVPAISQNWTFHGPGATGQAAANWIAGFGRGPTPPTLVGIRQTSHIGNRRLLVLDEFKMEKRIGKMYYMITLAFLILWAPYIVTCYIRVFVKGGTIPQVYLTAAVWMTFVQAGANPIICFIFNKELRSRLRASFPCCFSTQTPMSMEPYCVI from the coding sequence ATGGCAAATTCAAGCGAGTTTGGGGAAAGCAATCCCACGCTACATAATTATGCCATCACCGCCTCTGCGGTGAAACTGGCCTCGCTCGGTCTGATCATTTGCATCAGCCTTGTCGGGAATGTGGCGCTGTCCCTGTTAGTGCTGAAAGACATCTCCCTTCACAAGGCTCCGTATTATTTTCTACTTGATCTGTGCTTGGCAGATGTAATACGGTCTGCCGTGTGTTTGCCCTTTGTGATGATATCAATCAACAACCGTTCCACCTGGACGTACAGCATTATACGTTGCAAAATTATCGCGTTCCTGTCGGTCCTTTCTTGTTTCCATGTAGCGTTTCTGCTCTTCTGCGTCAGTGTCACCAGATACATGGCGATTGCACACCACAGGTTTTATTCCAAACGAATGACATTGTGGACATGTGTGGCAGTGATTTGCATGGTCTGGACCCTCTCTGTCGCTATGGCTTTCCCCCCTGTATTTGACGTTGGCACCTAcaaattcatccatgaagaggaACAATGCATTTTCGAGCACCGATATGTGAAAGCAAATGACACCCTGGGTTTCATGTTGATGCTGGCTGTTATCGTGGGAACAACACACGTTGTTTACATAAAAATGTTGTGTTTCGTGTACGACCATCGCAAGATGAAACCCGCTCAGCTTGTCCCAGCTATAAGCCAAAACTGGACCTTCCACGGGCCAGGTGCAACTGGGCAGGCAGCCGCCAATTGGATAGCAGGGTTTGGACGTGGTCCCACCCCACCAACTTTGGTGGGAATCAGACAAACTTCGCATATTGGCAACAGAAGGCTGCTTGTCTTGGATGAATTTAAAATGGAGAAACGCATAGGGAAAATGTATTACATGATAACCCTGGCGTTTCTTATCCTCTGGGCCCCGTACATTGTTACTTGCTACATTCGAGTGTTTGTCAAAGGAGGCACAATTCCACAGGTCTACCTGACTGCTGCCGTGTGGATGACGTTCGTTCAGGCGGGGGCGAATCCCATTATTTGTTTCATATTCAACAAGGAGCTGAGATCGCGCCTCAGAGCCAGTTTCCCATGTTGTTTCAGCACACAGACACCTATGTCTATGGAGCCATACTGTGTCATCTGA